The Mercurialis annua linkage group LG7, ddMerAnnu1.2, whole genome shotgun sequence genome includes the window gtctcaaaaCAATAgtcaatttttctcttttttttgttccaaATAATTGTCCATGTTCCTAATAAATCACAATTTAGGATGTTGATTTTTCTATATTGtccttatttaaaatttaacatttaatgTCATTAGTTTAATAAGTAAATTGATCATTACATTTAATAAgggtataaaaacaaaaataaagataaattgtaaaaagttagaacattaattgtgtttcttaatctgtgtgaaAAGAGAAAAGTGGACTGttgttttgggacggagggagtatgatTCTTTAACAAGTACTATTATTACCATAGACATTAAGGCCTCGCTTATTTCGTTATACAGCAATTCCTGGGAAATTAACTTTCCGGGAAATATAGTTCCTGGGAAGTTAACTTCCTAGCAAGTTGATAAATAttgattgttttgatttttactttCTGGAAAGTacgaaattgatttttaattataagataaaaatgtcatttgatcatttttatattattaaataaataaatatttttttaaatcgagcaataaataatttaatttttacttattaattcttattttacgattcaagtactatttgagagagtttttaaatattaaaatttaaaaattatattttttatttgaattttacataatataaaatattaactaaaaatatttatttttattataaataattataaaataatatagatatattttttgaaataaatacaattattttttatatgaattttaaaagaaaaaaaaagttaagtttaaattaggaaaataaaataaaagtgctAGGGAAGTTTTACTTTCTTGGGTTTTGGTAGGGAAGTTACTTCCCTAGTCAAAGGGAAGTCAAACATCCAACTTCCCGGAAAGTAGAACATATAAATTGaaccaagtaaaaaaaattgatacttCCCGGAAAGTACAACTTCCCTAGTCTATTTACCCCCAACCAAGCAAGgtctaaataaaaatacaatcattttataaaatattgataataattaaaactatcgaatttttaaaataagttattcacctcttttaaaattagataaatttttttaattgaattaaatattcaattaaatattttattgattaacaacaataattaataatttctgataattttaatattaaaataatttacttgcATTTTAAGAGTCGTTTACAGGTTAGTTATTAGAGTTGTGCATGAGTTTTGGAGATCCTAAATCCGCACCAAAGACCAAACTAGAAgtattcaaaattgaaaaatatatgttGACTATCGATTTTTCAGAACCGaactaaaatatttactttgtaTAGTTATGAATTTTAAGTAAATTTTCGTAGCAAAATTGTATCAAACTGTTATAGCCAAAGCTCCAACTGACCCGTACCAAAAAAGAAATTTCCAAAACAAACTAGTTTCTGATATTGTTTCGGATGatctcattttaaaattacCAGCATTTGGTACATTTatgatttatcaattttaagATTTTCCTAAACCATGTACTGATATCAGTTATGACATTTATATCGGTAttgattgattaaatttttaatcgaTGATGGAGattatatcaaaaaatattttaaaaaattaaacttcgTGAAATTCGGAATTATGTTAAattgttcatgattttatatccATTCAACtcttaataataaataattacgtTTAATCATTTTTGAAAGATATAACATTAAGTATGacaaaagttaaaatagaataCTGTATACAATTCGCATTACAtatccaataaaatatcaaaagttctatttattataatatatagcCAAGTAAATAGTGCATAACCattaaatatacaattataataacgAATATGATTATTACTGGATGAATCTCATGTAAACTTATGACtcaaaccttttttttaataataaatactatatagagagagaaaattaaaatctaGTCTAAAAAGTAGTTagagaaaaaataaatgttggTGATAGAAGATAAGTGgtagaaaaatttgaaaaagtaaatgttaaagtaaataatattaaataactaataatgGTAAAAAAAGATTACAAAAGGCTAAAACAGTAATTtgctttttaattaaataattaaataataaaaaaaagttttctatccggatagattctatcccAATAGCATCACCCTTAATTTATTTGGTAGTTTAAAAAAGATTTAAGCAAACCCTCCAAATACTCATTTATatgcgaaaaattattgcacgcaaccgttgcgctatatcattcgtgcaacaaaccaatgatgcgttagccatgtgaaaaaattcataataaaaaaattaaataataaataaaagattcTCTATCGCAAATCCTCATTGGCTTGTTATAATTATGACATGGCACAACTAATGTATTCGATAAACACTCTTTATACGCAGGAGGCGTGATCAGTGGAGTCAACGCAAGTCTTCATTGACTAACCATAAACAGATTTAACTTCCCTACAAGGAAGGATCAAACTATTTTCCTTTTATCCAAATtcacaataaattattattatttcatatcAATAATTCCACCTTTTGCTGATTTggatttcaatttaaattcgataattttcattttcattttcctttATCTTCTCCAGCTAGAGTCGGATCACTCggaggaaaaaaaaacaaattcggTTGCATGTAATTCGGATCTTACCATAGATCCGGATCCAAATCAGCCATGACTAGACGCTGCTCTCATTGCAGCCACAACGGCCATAACTCGCGCACATGTCCAAATCGCGGGGTTAAGCTATTCGGGGTCCGATTGACCGACGGGTCGATCCGGAAAAGTGCTAGTATGGGTAATTTGAGTCTTTACACCGGGTCTTCTAATCTGGGTGGTGCTGGCGGAGCTCATGGTTTGGGTTCGAATAATCCGGGATCTCCTGGGGAGATTGCTGATCACGACGGTGGCGCCGCCGCTGACGGTTATGGTTCTGAGGACATTATTACTGGTTCTGCCGCTAGCCGTGAAAGAAAAAAAGGTTtggtctttttatttatttttacttgtttacttatttttattacttttatttgtaatttttttagctGTATCTCATTTAAAGTAGAGTTGGATATTATTATTGATTAATTTATGTGTTCAACAAGAATTACACTTGCAAATTGTTTGAGATGTTATTGAAATAAGGATAAAAATTGGGCAAATAGAagcaaatgtttttttttttggataagaATGTGAAAagatatgttttttaattttatttttggtgttagaGAAATGTATTGAATGTTAAATCCAAGCTATACTATCTAAGTTGCAAAATGCGATTGTCGACAGAGACCGCATGAGGAGTGTTTTGCTTATTGATATGTCTAACATAAATTGTTCTTCTGCCTGGTAAATTGCCTTGATGCTCTATATATTTTCGAACTgaatttaaatttggatattGAAGTTAAATTTGGATTAAGAAGTTTTTGTAAGCAGctactattttattttcatttgacTCGTGGTAATAAGGTTTTGTGCATTTCTATAGACATTTTTACCTTTGAAACAAGTAAGATAGAATTGATATTTGCGAGTGTATGCCATTCCATTGCACTTTTTTGATAaagatataaaattttgatgtATTTTCTGAAACTATACAATTTTGAGGGATTAGAGAGGTTATTGAAAACATATGCTGGTTTGGTGGAGCGATAAAGACTTCTGATTGAGCTGTTGACGCAAGTATTGAATAGGTTAGTTTAGTTGTACTTACGTACTAATCATGTCTGTTTAGGTGAATAATATCATTATAAGATGCTTCCTTGAGGATAATATATTAGTGCTTCGTACGAATAAAGAAAACAAAGTATGATTTTCTGAAATTTGCTATCTTATTTTGGATAAGGAGCAAGCAGGGAGATCAACCTTCATAATGGGAACTGTCAAATGATTGTTTTGTGTTTAATTTGTGTTGCACTTATTTTTCCTCTAATTAGATTAATTCCTCTTAAAGTTGGCGAGATTTATTTGTCTTGTAAAAGTTACTAAATCTTGATTCTTACAAGACAAAATCAGCAGGACTATTAGTTTATAAAAGGGTAACATGACAACTCAATTGGAGTGGACCATTGTTTATATAGTATATCGTGTCTACGTGTTAGTGTAAGAAATTCCTCTCATACAGTGCGGACATAAGAGATGGAAAGAATGGGAGAAAGTGTGTGAAGAGATATTTTAGGTAACAATTCGAACTCTAATAAATAGGATATAGCAACAGTGTCTGACTTGAGCCTATTGCTTTTTGTTGAGCCTCATAGCTTTGGAAATGAACCATGCGGGTGGAAAAATCAGATATTATTTTTGGCATTAGGGTTTTGGTAGTTTCTTTTGCTTAGATGTCACTGTGTATGAAATTTAACTTAATGTTCTTTTTTGTGAGGTTGTATATCTTAGAGGAAATTTAATGCCATTTGGAGCCAAACAAAACCCCATTTAATCTGACTTGCATTTGTTATGCTACAAAGAACAAAGTAATCACTCAAAGGATTCCCTCAGAGTTTAGTTAAATGATTCATATGTTTGCTTGTgatataaatatgtataatgAATCATGTTTTTGGGAAATTCTAACTCTGAAAATTTGATGGGAAGATTCCTTTTGAGTTAAAAGTGATGTGTGATAGTCATAATTAGTTCACagtttaaattatgaattttatgtGGCATCTGTAGTGTTAAGTATAATGTTGCTTGTTCCAGCATATGCACAACAATCTTGAATGATGTAATAATTTGTGCAGGTGTTCCATGGACTGAAGAGGAGCACAGGATGTTTCTACTTGGCCTGCAGAAGCTTGGTAAAGGTGATTGGCGTGGAATTGCTCGTAACTATGTTATTTCGAGGACACCTACTCAGGTGGCGAGTCATGCTCAAAAGTATTTCATCAGGCAAAGCAATGTGTCTAGGAGGAAAAGACGATCCAGCCTTTTTGATATAATAGCTGATGAAgtgagcaccatctgttttctTCCTTTTACTTTAATAAACTGATTATGCAGATGCAGACAGATGTGTCTTTCCTGTCGTCCTATTCagtaattgttttgtttattttgcaAATTTCGTCTATGACCAACCATTGTGTTTGCTATGACAGAAACTGACAGCATTGTCTTGTTAGGGTTCTTAATACTAGTTTGTAAATCATATAGTTATGTACTGtgtttataacttaaatttggCTGTGACCGTGTGAATATTCATTTTCTGCAAACTTTTCGCTTAGGAATTCGGAACATTCATTTTCTTATACTATTTTCCGGTATTCTATTGCCAGACTGCATTTGTTGTATTTTTCCTCTCTTTCATTTGTAGACGTGGAAGCTATATATCTTGTTCTATTTTATTTTCGCATTACTAATTAGTATCTGATGCATATGTTGTTCTGGCCATTTTCTATTTGCAGACAGTCGATATTCCAATGACATCACAAGACTTCTTGTCCATCGACAATCCCGAGATCGAAACTCAAAATGACGATCCTAATTCATTGCCTGCTCCTCCTCCTTTAGATGAAGAATGTGAATCAATGGATTCTACCAACTCCAATGAGGCAGAAGTAGTATCGCCAAAGCCAGATAGTAAACAGTCCTTCTACCCGGTTTTATATCCATCTTATATCCCATCCTTCTACCCGTATGCTTTTCCGGTTTGGCCTGGTTGCAGTACAGCAGCACCAAGTAAGACAGAGACGCATGAAGTTCTCAAACCAACAGCCGTGCATTCAAAAAAGCCAATCAATGTCGACGAGTTAGTTGGCATGTCAAAATTGAGTTTACGAGAATCTATTGCTGATGCAGGTCCATCTTCTCTTTCCTTAAAATTGCTAGAAGGGTCGTCGAGGCAATCGGCTTTTCATGCTAATCCGACGTCTAATGCATCAAATATGAACACGAGCAGCAGTCCGATCCATGCATTATAAATGAAAACAGCATTTGCAGACATGAAACTGTAGGAGCTTGACTAGTAACTGTTAATACAAGACAATAGTGTGCACTGTGTAGTCTGTTTGGGCAttgagttatatatatatatttgttggtGGGATGCTATAATAAGATCtcttgtttatttatatttttagaatcTCTTAGGATTATTAGTGTGTTTATGTTCTTAGTTATGGTAGGTGGTTGTAGTATATTCTCagaaattatttgaatttgtaacATTTATGTTTATGAAATTTCTTTTTAGTTTGCTTCTTAGGCTgtgattttatgtttatattacTATTATAGATCTACTCTTTGTTTCAATGtctttgttaaaatttaatttttgatacaGGTTTTTGATTCTATCATGTTGGAATAAATTTTAAGGTCTTTCCTACCTTTTTTGATTAGATCTTTTAGATCTCTTAAGAATTTTTAGTGTTTATTGAACtttaggcaccgtttggattgaaagtttataaaatccatggattttactaaatcgatggattttaaatctATGGAATGTAGAATCAACGGATTTATAAATTCCACTGTTTGGATTGAATACAAAGTTCATAGATTTATAGGGataaatttagaatatttaaattgtaataCAATCCATCATTCATTGAAAATGATGGATTTCAACTTTCCCACCTCAATTAAACGATGGATTTTAGAGGATGATGGATTATCACAATCCATGGATTTTCATGGTATTATGTTGCAGCAAACAATAGATTTCCATAAAATCCATGGATTATGCAAAATCCATAGATTTTGTTCCTCCAAAAtccctcaatccaaacggtgtcTTAAATTTAAGGTcttatagatttaaaaaaatggaaaggTTATGGATCTAAA containing:
- the LOC126656421 gene encoding transcription factor KUA1, which encodes MTRRCSHCSHNGHNSRTCPNRGVKLFGVRLTDGSIRKSASMGNLSLYTGSSNLGGAGGAHGLGSNNPGSPGEIADHDGGAAADGYGSEDIITGSAASRERKKGVPWTEEEHRMFLLGLQKLGKGDWRGIARNYVISRTPTQVASHAQKYFIRQSNVSRRKRRSSLFDIIADETVDIPMTSQDFLSIDNPEIETQNDDPNSLPAPPPLDEECESMDSTNSNEAEVVSPKPDSKQSFYPVLYPSYIPSFYPYAFPVWPGCSTAAPSKTETHEVLKPTAVHSKKPINVDELVGMSKLSLRESIADAGPSSLSLKLLEGSSRQSAFHANPTSNASNMNTSSSPIHAL